DNA from Acidobacteriota bacterium:
GCAAACTCGATGGCCTGTTCCAGATTGAGCGCCGACGCGGACGGCTGCGACTGGCGAATCGCGTTGAGGAGCGGCTCGCGGCGAGTCTCGAATGCCGTGACCGGAGTGGCCAGAGCGTCCGCGCGCACCACCATGACGCGGTCTCCCGCGGGCACGGTACCGAGATAGGACACCGCCAACTGTTTGGCCTGATCGAGAAGAATGCCCTGCCGGGCGCGCGCGCCCATCCACGCCGAGGTGTCCAGCAGCAGCACGTGATCGCGGAGGGCGGTGGCGTCGCCTCCGAAGCGTGGGCCGGCAATCGCCAGCAGGAGCAGCAAGATGCTCAACAATTGCAGCAGCAAGCTCCAGGGCTGCTGAATACGGCGGCTGCGCTTCCATTCGCTGGGGACGTTGCTGGCGGCCCAAAAACGGAGCGTGGCGACTACGTGGCGGCGCTTGGAGCGGTCCAGCAGGTACAGAACCACCACGGCGGCGGAGATGACTCCGGCGAGCGCCAGGAATTCGCCCAGGCCGAGATTCAGGAAGTTCATCGGTGATGCCTACAGAAGCCCGATCTGCTAGTGTAACAGGCTGCGGCGGAGGCCACCGCGGACTGGCGAAAAATGTGTCCGT
Protein-coding regions in this window:
- a CDS encoding VWA domain-containing protein; amino-acid sequence: MNFLNLGLGEFLALAGVISAAVVVLYLLDRSKRRHVVATLRFWAASNVPSEWKRSRRIQQPWSLLLQLLSILLLLLAIAGPRFGGDATALRDHVLLLDTSAWMGARARQGILLDQAKQLAVSYLGTVPAGDRVMVVRADALATPVTAFETRREPLLNAIRQSQPSASALNLEQAIEFAQRVQRLQGHSGEIVFSGAGRISRAEAEALAPPSNLRVLQVPSAGENVGIRKLGLRRSPTRPDTWEAFVGLKNDGTRPREIALELHFGGATVARKTMTLDASQEPEMTFGFTNPRAPFLEATIRSTNSRGDAFPQDDRAAIDVP